The following nucleotide sequence is from Siniperca chuatsi isolate FFG_IHB_CAS linkage group LG2, ASM2008510v1, whole genome shotgun sequence.
taaacccTAGACTACATGTTTGTTATGGCTGCATCATTTCTTCACTTGGAAATATTCTAATTGTATCGTGCATTATTTTAGACACCTTCCACAAAATTCAGCCCGATATATCTAGTATCTTTGGAAGCTTCactaaaattcaaaataaagttttgtgggTTTGACTGCTCAGCATGAGTTTGTACTGACCAACCCACTGGTGGGTtagtgacataaaaaaaaaaaaaaaaaaaaaaaaggttgaaacaGCTAATGCTTCCTACACATTAAAACACTGGTTCCTAAGCTTTTGGACTTGGTCACCCTTTCTAGCCAAGTCACACCTACTTGTGAGCTGTTCAACATCAAAAGAATGTTTCTTTTCCAGATAGCCTCAGCGTTTCTGTTAGTTTTATCTTGACCCCTTGAGTTTGTCTCAACCCTCAGTTTGGAAGAATAAATTAAAGAGGACATTTAAGACGTTTCCTTATTTTGAGCGAGCCAGTATTATCAGCAGGAATCgtcttatcacagatatattggtattggCACATGTGTAAAAGCAAAATTGCAGTGCATAAATACTGAAAGTTTGTTTTAGGTCGTTCAACCGTCATCTGCCATAACATCGTTTCTCCAGCAGAGCACACTTTGGACTCAATGAACACCAGTTTGTTTTTCAACTGTACAATAAACTTTACTGCCACAGTAAATATCTTTGACACTTAGTGACACTTTAATAACAGGGTTTAGGAATCCTTCCTGAAAAtgcttgtttatgtgtgtttaagGGTAGAACAAAGTCATGTTTTAGTATCCTACAGGTGCAAACATCACATGACTATGACATCATTCTTTGAGAGATGTCTTTTGCAACTTATGACTGCTGTTCCTTCGTGTGTCGACATATATTTCCCTGTTGGTAATTCACCCTAGTGGCAGTGttttttgctgtgataaaaGATACTGAAGAGTTTACACCCTTTGCCATCAAGTGTTTACATCATCGTGTCTGGCAAATAAATGCAATtctttgtcaaaatgtcaaaacattcaGACCAGTTTAATGGAATTGCACATAAAAGTTAGACGGCCACCTCTAACCagtgttaatgttttgttttcattgacgAGAAAAGACAGGACTAGAATGATTGTGGTGGGCTATCGGACATTCACACAATGCATGATATTTTCCCCCAAATGTGCAtctagtctgtctgtcaaaatataaacaatgcatccCTGTCATTGATTGAGGTGTGGTGCAGATGCTGTCCCAAACAGACAGTGAATTAATGACATCAACATCGGAATAAAAGAATAGATCTATGGACACACGTTATTTATAATTaggcagaaaggaaaacatgaTGCACTGTAGTTACGGTAGACGAAGAGACGCCATGCGGCTACGAATTAGGTGGGAAGAATACAACCAACCTGAAGAGACACTTCAAGTCGTTAACTTTAAgtcctaatgttaactaagcatATACATTTGCTAACATTAAGTCAATGTTACAGGGCAGTAGGCTATGTGAACTTGAAGGCAAATTTGAGAGCAAGCCACATTGGCTTAGCTTGGCTGGAGGCCAGTTTctcacaaaaaaaagttttcagtttgcggtaataagtgaatgaatgagccTGGCTTCCAGGCCAACGTTGGctgggttaatgtgttagctaacatcAGTTCGCTAGCTTTAAAGCttgtgagtgaaacatgcaAGGCTTGACAAGAAACATTATAACTTGTACTTGACAAGCAAACTTTTTGGTCGgacaagtgaaatgctttatCATATATTGTCCTATCGTTCAAGTGAAACATATGGGGAAAAACCGTGTTGGCTTGTCCTTACTCAGGTCCTTACCAGAAAAAGTTTAATGGAAAGCCCTGAACATGGATTGCAATTACTATCTAGTCAAACTGTTTTTTCTAAGattacacagcaatttatttggaacatatttgtgtatgatttcttagctctaaggccaggtaggcatattaatcgactaattgtttcagcactagtgggattttaatgataatgaattagtttagtttaaagagagaaaacactgactaaacgttgactaaaatgtaatgagTTTTTGTCGACTAAAACTATGaaggataaaaatgactaaaatgtgactaaaactaataatcATTTTCGTCTAAAGACTAAGACTAAATTAACACTGTGTCTAAccttgtaaaaacacaaacacaaaagaccCACCTGGCTGAGGTTTAAGGGGTGTGACTGGCTTGGCACCAGCCCATGACGCTCAATGCTTTCCCCTGAACTGCAGGGCTGTCGGTTGGATGATCTCTTAGTCTTCATGTAGTTCACTGTGAATTAAAAGGTAGTAAGTGTCATTAAATTACACTGCTTTCAcaaccaaaataaaatgcattattgATAACACACAGCAGGTGAGTGACTCTCACCAGTCTCTAAGCGTCCACGTGAAACTGCTCCTCTCTCAGACCCCTGGGTTTTGACTGAAGGTGCCACCACTGCCAGAGACTTGGCCTGGCGTGATGACATGGTGCTGGCTGGGTTCAGTGTGCGGGGCAGAGGAGTCAGAGGACTGGCTGTAGAGGAGTCCGAGTCGTGCACCGTCACACAGCTGATAACGTTAGTGCGCTGGCTCAGACCAACGctacataaaacagagaaacagtgtTATTTCAAAGGGAAATGAGACTGGTATATCAAAGTAATTCAGTCTAAATGAATAAAGCCCTGGTCTGGGCTATTGAGTTAAACTAGCCCTGTTTTTCATCGGTTCTCTAGCAGAAAATGTCATCAGTGTAGGATAGTTTTTGAACTGGAAATATTGGACTAGCACTGTTGTATCTAAGATGGAAGAAATTAGATGCCAATGGGACCTTTAGCAATCCTTGATCGCTGTTAGAGATGCTCAGAAAAAACACGCAGGAGTATCTTGCCCTCACCTGGCGGGATGGAACTTGCGCTCATCCTCTGTGTCAGTGTCACTGTGAATAGTGATGATGCTGACCGCCGGGCTGGGTGTGTCGGAGATGACGATTGGCTGGGACAATGTGGCACTGGAGCTGGGTGGGGTCACGCCGCTGCTGCTGAGTAATGATGCAGCTGATATACCCctagacagagaaacaaagcaaatgttTTGAGTTTTGCCCTCCAAAGCAAATGTGATAATAGACAAAAACCAGACACCGTAAaaaggaatgtgcaaaagtcTTGTGCTACTTGGAAAATTCAGTTTAAATCTACTGGACAGGAAAAATTATAGAAATGTGGAACGTGCTTTTAGTGTGATCACAATTCTTTTTAGACATCTGTTATTTAGTGTGACAGCTTAAACCCTGATGACTCAAAAATCAAATCATAAAATCAGATAAAAACTGCAGAGCTCTACCAACCTGTTCCTGTTCTCTCCACGTCTGGCTTTcaccttcttcctctcctgttGGGTCCTGGCTTGTGTTGTGCTCCTATTAGGGTCAAAGATGAAAACAAGTTAGTGGTGGACGCCACTGGTAAAATGAGACCATGATACGagcacatgaaacaaacaaagaaagctTACTTTTCTGATGTGTTGGAAATGATCACAAAACCACAGTATGTTAATCTTGGACATTAACGTTTACCACATTTTGTTTAACTTCCGTGCTGCATCTTTCTCACAAAGCATTAAATTCCTCATTTTCattgtagtaataataataataataataataatagctgtAAAAAGGAGTGCCATCAACCAAGATACTTAggaaacacaaatcacacaatTTGGACAACAGTCGTTGGTTGACGCACCTCCAGCTGGGCCCCTGCTGCGTGGAAGCAGCAAGTGTTTCCAGGGGTGATTCAGCAACACTTGACTGGTGGGCAGAGCTGTGGATGGCCACACCTGGGACCTGCTGCCACGATGATGGTATGAGGATCTGTTGGGTGCCAGTGGGCCAGGcctgctgagaaaaaaaaaaacaacactcacaCTTCAGTACATGAAATATCATGGATCAGATATTAATGAATCAACAAATTATTTGATTGCTGGAATGGGCCAGACAAACTGAGCCATgcggagaaaaaaaatccaaaggCCGGAGACAAAGAGGCAAACCAATTGGCTAATCTCTTCTGCAGGCAACAGCAAAAAGCCAACTAAGCGAGCAACCTTTCCCAAGCCATTCTCTTATTATAGCATTGCCCTGCAACAAATGCACAAGATGATATCATGCAAAGCACGAACAACAAAGCACTGTAAACAGTCAGATCAGATATAAAGACAAGTATACACAGAACGATGGCGCCTGTTAAAGAAGAAACACTGAGGAAAGAAAATTTGTTTAGTTCACTGATGTGAAACAGTCTGCTGATAAGCTGTCTTGGGAAAAGGCATGCCACATGTTCTGGGGCTGAAACAAAAGATGTGTGTCAGAGAGTCGAGCTGTTGAGCAGGGATTTTAGTGGGCTTTGTAGCTGCAATCTCCTTTGCTGAAACCGAGGAAGGACAGGACAAGAGAAGCTGCAAGCAAAGCGCAGACCAACTCAGCAACACATGCGCTCCATGCCCTCAGCACACCTATGGGGAAAGACTAATGGAGGGAATGAAAGACTATGTGAATGATGTGGGGAGGGTGTGTCCTTTGGAGTGGAAAGAGATTGTAAATTTTGTCAATTCTGATTTAATGTCACAAAggggaataaaaataaataaatttaaaaaatcaataccAAGAAGGATAATGATGATACCAGaccaaaaaaatatttgatttaccTACAAAAATAAGCATCAACCAACCATGATTCTGACAACCATGACAAGTCTGCAAGTGGAAAGGAATATGATCCATAAAATAAAGACTAACCCCATACAACATGtggcacagagggagagggaacattgcaaacaaattaaaagaaagggGAGGGTGGGGCAGGAGAGAGATGGCATTGTTAGTGGTAGAGGGAGTGTGCATGTCTTTCTTCAAGGGATGTCATCGTTGCTTTACCAGCACTGTGGCTGTGTGCTCCAGGAGGGTTGGCCGACCCACCCCAGTGCCCAGCCCCAGGGGCAGAGAATACTGGGGGGCAATGCCTGCTGAGGGTGGGTGCAGGGTGGCCACCATCAGGGGTGTGCAGGAACcctggaggagggagggaggatagGGGAGGGCAGCGTTAGGGTGTATGTGATTTTGACAAAAGGGACAGAGCGGATAAAACCAGCTGCATAAGAGACACACACTGGTACCACTGGCCATCTGGACACCTGACCTCTGCAGTGCGCAGCGATTATTCCTAATTTTAGCAGCAATTAACTAGCTTTTTGAACCAGTTGAGTCTCCCGGATTAAAACATCTGGCCTAGATCCCAGATAGGAGACTGGGAATAAGAGAGGCCTGGCCCTGACTGGCAGTCTAAATCAGTCCTGGAAGCAAATCCAAGGCAAGACCCaatcagcagaaacacaaaaaacaaaaacagcatggACTATGTTGCTGAAGCCAAACCTTTTGTCATTTCAAAAGTTAGTggtaaaaatgcatttaattaaaCATCTCCACTGTCCCCTGAAAGCTTTTTACTCAACCTGGTCCCCACTAAGTTTGCTCTGCTGGCAGCAAAAAGAGAGTTGGGGCCTGAAAGGACAGCCCCAATAGGGAGACTTTTTGGATGCACTCAGTGTACCCATGAATGAGCAAAACTGGGCACCATTGCTTTGTGCGTGGTGCTAATGACAGGATATCATTCATGGATGTTGCCAGATTTTTTCTACAACCCTGAGTTTAGCTTTCTGAATAACAGATGACAAAAACATGTGCACTGTGGCAAGGAGATCTATATGGAACTGCTGAAATTGAAGTCACATCTCAAAAGTTGAATACTTCTCTCTGAGCCAACCTTACAGAAGTGTATAATGCTGCAAATCTACAAACCCCTTCCAAGATGCAAATTAACATCCAATAACCCCGTCCTACAGGAGATGTGCATTTGATGCAGGTTTACTTGGTGCATGTTCAACCCACTTTGGACCCATTCAGATCAGACAGCTGTCACTCTGCTTCTCACTGTTAGCAGGGGCTCCAGTCTGAAGTGCAGTTCCATACACTACAATGAACCAGAAAATTACACGGAATAACACTGAAAAATTACCAAATATAGTTAAGTATCAGTTGCACTTCTTTTCATCTGTCCATATGAACACTCCCTctccaggaaaaaaacaacaattggCAAATATAAGCATCATGTCTCTTCTTGAAAGACCATAGTAAAAATTGCATCATGAATTCCTTATATAAAACCATTTTGAAAAAGATGAGCCCCTCACAGACATCTGAAAATTGACGACACACACATCTTACAAACTCTTACCTGTGTGAGCATACTTGGCTGGATCTGCAACGACTGAGCAGACTGGTTCTGAGGTACTATGGGTACAGAGTTCTCCATCCTCACAGGGAAACTGGAACTCTTACTGGATGGCTGTAGCCCTGGAAAACAATTCCACACAAGCATATCAATAAGTAACACCaaaatactgaagaaaacatctCAAAGAGTAATTTTACATGTACAGCAAATACCCCTTAAtgatccatttttttttttttttaaatatccctGGTTCCAGAAATAAAAAAGTGGGATATTGTGGAATGAACGCATCTTATTATTCAGGTTTCTGATCGCTATCTGCACAGGCATACCTTCAATTTAAGGTAATTAACAATAATCAACATGTTGGTAGACCCAATCAAAGTGGAGGATACACTGAATAAACTACCATACGGTTTCTTGGCATTTAATATGCCTTCCACACCGATGCAACCCCTTGtgttgttttgccttttttcagTCTGAATGCAACTTTATCCTTTACCTTGAATAGTGGAGGGTGGGCAGACGATGAGAGTCTGCTGGAAGGGTTCTGTCTGGCTACACAGCCCAGCAGGACGTGTTGAAATCGGGACACTCTGTTGAGCCAGCCCGGGAATGTTGATGGTCGCCTGCTGGTACAGAGCTGGCTGGTAGTTCAGCAAAGGCACCGCTCCCCCCGCAGAAGGCACCTGTTAGAGAAATCAAAAACACCACCGATTAACACAAGTGGAGTTACAGGTCACTAAACAAGTGTAAGAATTTGTGGTGAAGATACGAGTCATACCTGGTTATGCTGGTTGAGTTGGCTACTGAAGGtaacagtgaggttgccagctGCAGCGCTGGGGACTGCATTGGTGGAGTACAGGGATTTGCCACTATCGTAGGAGCTCCGGCGTTTGCAGATCTCCATGTTCTGGAAGCAGGACTTCACACTGGAGAGGATGGAGTAACAGTGTTTCAGCGGCATTACATTTAGATAAAAGTCTCACTCAAACCAGCATATATGTGCGTAGGCCTGAGCGATAAAACGATTTacttaaatgcattaaatgcaaACTGCCATGAAAGCACATAATGGATAtgttggaacagttttggtgagttttactttgtttctgttgagtttgaatgaagcATGTTTTACAATGAGTTAAAGACAATTCTCAAACTCTTAAGtcttaaattcttacacattgtacctttaaaaATGATCATCGACTGATATTAATAgactgaaattaaacattttatcgTGATAGATTTTTCAGCTATATCGTCCAGCCCTATATGTGCAGCAGCACCTAAAAGAACATCTTCACATCACACACTTACTGGGAGCTGTGGGGATAATCCATGAGGTGGCTCATTGTGACAAACGGATGACCCAGAGTTTTTGTAGGTGTGATCCTTTTGTCGGCATCCAGACGGAGCATCCGCTTCAAGAGGTCTATAAACTCTCGTCTATCAGCTTTTTCAGCCAACATGTCCGTCCCCTCCAAATGAGAAGACAGGTTGACCTAGAATACACATAATAACACTCAAATGagtcaaacaaacaatatgagGTATAGGTAATGTGCTTTCTCGGTTTGGTGTGTGTAGTATTTGTGTAGCGCAAAAAGTGCACTAAATTAGATGTTATGCGAGAGATTGCCATCTACCTGCATCATGTCATCCAGACAGTTGAAGATATACTTCCTTGCCTCCTTGGACTTGATGCCCATCTCCATTTCATGCTCTGCTGGGGTCTGGAAGatggaaaacatttctgtttatcaTTATGTACCAAAACTATTTCTTATAAACAGTAAATGACATGGGTACAATTCAAATTAAAGGAGTATCAAGACtaatatatttttcctttttctgatATCCCTAATAATCCTTTTCATCCTAATTAATAAGCAGATACTCTGTAGGATTCGTATGAGTCTATACTAACCTTAAGCCTCCAGAGTGGGTAGCTAGAGTCAGGGCCTCGATTGAAGAAGCGACTGGTCTTAGTGCCGGCGCTCAGCAAGTACTCCGCAGGCAGGCCTTGGGTCTGAGAAATGTAACGGATctagaaatggaaaaataacaGTAAGTACCATAGATATGACTAAAAATAACTCAAAATTGCCTTCACCCTTACAAATACCCTTTGTAGTTATACTTGTTCTTCTGCAGCACTTTGGTATCTCTTAGCTTTTAGCAAAACTAGCAGCACTCAATAAGAGTTTCTACAGAGCACCTACAGTACTTCCATGACCTGCTACCAATTCACAACTTGCAGTCTGTATCATCCTTGCAGTCTTTATCCCAGATAAAGCCTGGGAAACACTAACATTAGTACTGACCTGGTCGTACTCGGAGGCTCCAGGGTAGAGAGGCCAACCCAGAAACAGCTCAGCAATCACACAGCCTAAAGACCACATGTCAATGGCCTCGCAGAACGGCAGACCCAAAATGATCTCTGGAGCCCTGGACAGCAAAGAGAAGATTAAACGACTAGTACAAGAGAAACAGAACTGAACTTTAACGTTGTGTCATAGTAACATGGCTTATTTGTCACCACTCATCCATATCAGATTACAAGGAAAGATGCATTTAGATTAACAAAACACAGCTGGATTTCTTGCCACCAACCTGTAGTAGCGAGACTGTAAGTAGGTTGAGCAAACAGCTTTGGACACATGACTCGCTGAGCCAAAGTCAATGACCTTCACCCTGTAGGGCTGTCTAAGGGGGTCGACCAGCATGATGTTCTCAGGCTTTAAGTCTGCATGAATGAGACCCAGGCTTTTCAGTTTCATCAGCGCCGTAGCAACCtaaagatacaaacacacaaatattaatCCAACTGTAATACTAAGAATGAAAACAGGACCATTTTTGATTTAAGGTTTATAGTggcaataacaaaataaaagtaataacatGATTTTGGTTCAAGGTTGAAAAAGGTTGTCTGCCCAAACATTTGCCAACCTGCTGTAGGATGGGTCTGATGTGCCGTAGGGGGAGTGGGCTGAACTTGCTGTGCTTGAGAAAGTCATACAGGTTCTGCTCCAGCATCTCAAACACCAGGCAGGTGTGACCCTTGTGTTGGAAGCATTCGTAAGAACGCACAAAGTTGTACTCATCTGCGTTCTCTGCACTGAGCCGGTTCAGGATGCCCACCTATTAGTTAGACACAAATAACTCCATGTAACTTGTGCCAACAGGGAGTCACTTTGCATCAGTTGCATTTCAATTTAACATCCCTAACCAACAACAACCTGGTAGCATCTGTGAGGCATCTGCAGGTAAGGTGGATCCCATGTAAACACAATACTATGATCctagttttatagtgtttttaattGACCAACACAAAGAGGAGCCTATGACACAGGGGGGACGCAGTGTTAACAAATTTGCTTTGATGTTAAGCTGCCAGTATGCTTGTCGAATGGTTTCAGAAACCCTCTCTTCCCACACCTTTCCGACGTCAGAATGGGCAAGACAATCCGACATTCACATCCACTTCACGCCGTGATCGGTCAGTAGTGCAGTGATGAcaaaggagccagggtttgaaccGCTCTCCCTAGCTCTCCtttttcattcttgacacaactatttctgttgCTTTTCGTCTGAACAACCGAgttcaatgaatgaatgaatgccttccagcagagactgtctgaaaatgtgggCTGTTATCTCCGTATTAAATAAAGATATCGCATCTCCCCCTCTCTGCGACGGCCAGCTTTTCACTGTGCCTTCAAGTGTGGctggaacagctataaacacttctGATTTTGACTATGAACACAAAACTCGGCAGCATATTCATAGatattttttcagtaaaaataaattttgGGGTcataaattaataacttacaTGCAACTACTTCACATtatacacactgaaaacaccatctgattcaattttttttgtcaatataTCAGATAAAACATACAGACTCAACAGATTTGAGTCTTGATGTTCAGCATCGACTATGTTCAATGGTACATTTCTTGTGCTAGGCTGATAAATCGACCAGGCTGACATACTGCAAGTCTAACATacagccaaaaacacacactttgctaGCACTGCAGTATTAATGCTGCGAGACTAGAAGCTCTCTGCAAAGCCAACATTGTCAAATTAAACCAGTAACCAATGCACATGTAGGTTTGGTATCAAAGCAGGATACAAATGttttatcaacaaaatgatCTTTGATTACCTCAATTTGGCCCTGACGAGCATATGAAGGATGGTTTTTCAGGATCTTGATGGCCACAATCTCATTGGTGCCTCTCTTCCAGCACTTGGCCACTTGTCCAAACGTGCCTCTTCCCAAAAACTCCAGCACTTCATAGCTGCAGGACACGGAGCAGAGAATCTCATGCTGCACTAGCTGATAATCCCCTTCACCATTTGAGCTGCTGCTCTTGGTGGTTGGAGCAGAATGGGGTATAGACTGGCCTGTGCCCCCTCCCCCACCACCCGTACGGGTGGAGTAAGTTGCTGCAGGAGCTGAGAGCTCCTCCAATATTTGGACACTGCCACATCCACTCCCACTGCTTGTATTGGTTTCCTCAATCTTTCTCTTCTGCCCGTGCCTGTGCCCCCTCGTTTCAGAGGACGTCTCAGCATGAGCATATGAGGAAGACGTCGCCTGCTCTGTGACACGCCGGCTGGATCCGCGGGGAAGACTGCCAGTGCTATCAGCTGCCCGCACCACCACTTGACCTCTGGAGCCAGGTGCTGCAGGGGGGAATACCAGGGATGGTGCAAAGGGTGGCACAGCCATGGCTGGGGTAAAGGTGTA
It contains:
- the hipk1b gene encoding homeodomain-interacting protein kinase 1 isoform X3, yielding MSSQLQVFSPPSISSSAFCRVKKLKVESSIWDVATTEAYSSIAGQSAYTFTPAMAVPPFAPSLVFPPAAPGSRGQVVVRAADSTGSLPRGSSRRVTEQATSSSYAHAETSSETRGHRHGQKRKIEETNTSSGSGCGSVQILEELSAPAATYSTRTGGGGGGTGQSIPHSAPTTKSSSSNGEGDYQLVQHEILCSVSCSYEVLEFLGRGTFGQVAKCWKRGTNEIVAIKILKNHPSYARQGQIEVGILNRLSAENADEYNFVRSYECFQHKGHTCLVFEMLEQNLYDFLKHSKFSPLPLRHIRPILQQVATALMKLKSLGLIHADLKPENIMLVDPLRQPYRVKVIDFGSASHVSKAVCSTYLQSRYYRAPEIILGLPFCEAIDMWSLGCVIAELFLGWPLYPGASEYDQIRYISQTQGLPAEYLLSAGTKTSRFFNRGPDSSYPLWRLKTPAEHEMEMGIKSKEARKYIFNCLDDMMQVNLSSHLEGTDMLAEKADRREFIDLLKRMLRLDADKRITPTKTLGHPFVTMSHLMDYPHSSHVKSCFQNMEICKRRSSYDSGKSLYSTNAVPSAAAGNLTVTFSSQLNQHNQVPSAGGAVPLLNYQPALYQQATINIPGLAQQSVPISTRPAGLCSQTEPFQQTLIVCPPSTIQGLQPSSKSSSFPVRMENSVPIVPQNQSAQSLQIQPSMLTQQAWPTGTQQILIPSSWQQVPGVAIHSSAHQSSVAESPLETLAASTQQGPSWRSTTQARTQQERKKVKARRGENRNRGISAASLLSSSGVTPPSSSATLSQPIVISDTPSPAVSIITIHSDTDTEDERKFHPASVGLSQRTNVISCVTVHDSDSSTASPLTPLPRTLNPASTMSSRQAKSLAVVAPSVKTQGSERGAVSRGRLETVNYMKTKRSSNRQPCSSGESIERHGLVPSQSHPLNLSQVQPVVSSSQERSHSDSSLRRQPTFPPAVSASHYNFPEVSALASASAPGPSLYTYPASTALSSASQAMEQLLGRGHGSHGNSPSAYAATYTSSSSSRRDSASRKDSVSSLLHSLPAAYQHQFATGSPYVSVTPRAEAYSAYQLSPRRLTQYPYL
- the hipk1b gene encoding homeodomain-interacting protein kinase 1 isoform X2; protein product: MSSQLQVFSPPSISSSAFCRVKKLKVESSIWDVATTEAYSSIAGQSAYTFTPAMAVPPFAPSLVFPPAAPGSRGQVVVRAADSTGSLPRGSSRRVTEQATSSSYAHAETSSETRGHRHGQKRKIEETNTSSGSGCGSVQILEELSAPAATYSTRTGGGGGGTGQSIPHSAPTTKSSSSNGEGDYQLVQHEILCSVSCSYEVLEFLGRGTFGQVAKCWKRGTNEIVAIKILKNHPSYARQGQIEVGILNRLSAENADEYNFVRSYECFQHKGHTCLVFEMLEQNLYDFLKHSKFSPLPLRHIRPILQQVATALMKLKSLGLIHADLKPENIMLVDPLRQPYRVKVIDFGSASHVSKAVCSTYLQSRYYRAPEIILGLPFCEAIDMWSLGCVIAELFLGWPLYPGASEYDQIRYISQTQGLPAEYLLSAGTKTSRFFNRGPDSSYPLWRLKTPAEHEMEMGIKSKEARKYIFNCLDDMMQVNLSSHLEGTDMLAEKADRREFIDLLKRMLRLDADKRITPTKTLGHPFVTMSHLMDYPHSSHVKSCFQNMEICKRRSSYDSGKSLYSTNAVPSAAAGNLTVTFSSQLNQHNQVPSAGGAVPLLNYQPALYQQATINIPGLAQQSVPISTRPAGLCSQTEPFQQTLIVCPPSTIQGLQPSSKSSSFPVRMENSVPIVPQNQSAQSLQIQPSMLTQGSCTPLMVATLHPPSAGIAPQYSLPLGLGTGVGRPTLLEHTATVLAWPTGTQQILIPSSWQQVPGVAIHSSAHQSSVAESPLETLAASTQQGPSWRSTTQARTQQERKKVKARRGENRNRGISAASLLSSSGVTPPSSSATLSQPIVISDTPSPAVSIITIHSDTDTEDERKFHPASVGLSQRTNVISCVTVHDSDSSTASPLTPLPRTLNPASTMSSRQAKSLAVVAPSVKTQGSERGAVSRGRLETVNYMKTKRSSNRQPCSSGESIERHGLVPSQSHPLNLSQVQPVVSSSQERSHSDSSLRRQPTFPPAVSASHYNFPEVSALASASAPGPSLYTYPASTALSSASQAMEQLLGRGHGSHGNSPSAYAATYTSSSSSRRDSASRKDSVSSLLHSLPAAYQHQFATGSPYVSVTPRAEAYSAYQLSPRRLTQYPYL
- the hipk1b gene encoding homeodomain-interacting protein kinase 1 isoform X5; this translates as MSSQLQVFSPPSISSSAFCRVKKLKVESSIWDVATTEAYSSIAGQSAYTFTPAMAVPPFAPSLVFPPAAPGSRGQVVVRAADSTGSLPRGSSRRVTEQATSSSYAHAETSSETRGHRHGQKRKIEETNTSSGSGCGSVQILEELSAPAATYSTRTGGGGGGTGQSIPHSAPTTKSSSSNGEGDYQLVQHEILCSVSCSYEVLEFLGRGTFGQVAKCWKRGTNEIVAIKILKNHPSYARQGQIEVATALMKLKSLGLIHADLKPENIMLVDPLRQPYRVKVIDFGSASHVSKAVCSTYLQSRYYRAPEIILGLPFCEAIDMWSLGCVIAELFLGWPLYPGASEYDQIRYISQTQGLPAEYLLSAGTKTSRFFNRGPDSSYPLWRLKTPAEHEMEMGIKSKEARKYIFNCLDDMMQVNLSSHLEGTDMLAEKADRREFIDLLKRMLRLDADKRITPTKTLGHPFVTMSHLMDYPHSSHVKSCFQNMEICKRRSSYDSGKSLYSTNAVPSAAAGNLTVTFSSQLNQHNQVPSAGGAVPLLNYQPALYQQATINIPGLAQQSVPISTRPAGLCSQTEPFQQTLIVCPPSTIQGLQPSSKSSSFPVRMENSVPIVPQNQSAQSLQIQPSMLTQGSCTPLMVATLHPPSAGIAPQYSLPLGLGTGVGRPTLLEHTATVLQAWPTGTQQILIPSSWQQVPGVAIHSSAHQSSVAESPLETLAASTQQGPSWRSTTQARTQQERKKVKARRGENRNRGISAASLLSSSGVTPPSSSATLSQPIVISDTPSPAVSIITIHSDTDTEDERKFHPASVGLSQRTNVISCVTVHDSDSSTASPLTPLPRTLNPASTMSSRQAKSLAVVAPSVKTQGSERGAVSRGRLETVNYMKTKRSSNRQPCSSGESIERHGLVPSQSHPLNLSQVQPVVSSSQERSHSDSSLRRQPTFPPAVSASHYNFPEVSALASASAPGPSLYTYPASTALSSASQAMEQLLGRGHGSHGNSPSAYAATYTSSSSSRRDSASRKDSVSSLLHSLPAAYQHQFATGSPYVSVTPRAEAYSAYQLSPRRLTQYPYL